One window of Desulfarculus baarsii DSM 2075 genomic DNA carries:
- a CDS encoding prephenate dehydrogenase/arogenate dehydrogenase family protein, which yields MAESDFADFEIGIIGGSGRMGRWLVDYLQGLGCRARVAASRHAQAERDLAQNCHVLVLAVPVGQMTTVMAELGPLTRPDGLVVDLCSLKETPLQAMLAHARGQVVGCHPLFGPTANGLDGQTVFLCPGRGQSWLERLQNFLHTQNANVVSLTATEHDKLMAIVQSLRHILVAALGQTLANSDINLKAILPMAGPWFNHLAQLLQNQAAQPASLYAHLATQNPHALAPAQALRQAIDNITQAIQDNDENALIKYLDFSFM from the coding sequence ATGGCGGAATCCGACTTTGCCGACTTTGAAATCGGCATAATCGGCGGCAGCGGCCGCATGGGCCGGTGGCTGGTTGACTATCTGCAAGGCCTGGGCTGTCGGGCGCGCGTGGCCGCCTCCCGACACGCCCAGGCCGAACGCGACCTGGCCCAAAATTGCCACGTGCTCGTCCTGGCCGTGCCCGTGGGCCAGATGACCACCGTCATGGCCGAACTGGGCCCCCTGACCAGGCCAGACGGCCTGGTCGTCGACCTCTGCTCGCTAAAAGAAACACCCCTGCAAGCCATGCTGGCCCACGCCCGCGGCCAGGTCGTCGGCTGCCACCCCCTGTTCGGGCCAACCGCCAACGGCCTCGACGGCCAAACCGTCTTCCTCTGCCCCGGCCGCGGCCAGTCCTGGCTGGAACGCCTGCAAAATTTCCTCCACACCCAAAACGCCAACGTCGTCAGCCTGACCGCCACCGAACACGACAAACTCATGGCCATCGTCCAAAGCCTGCGCCATATCCTCGTGGCCGCCCTCGGCCAAACCCTGGCTAACTCCGACATCAACCTGAAGGCCATCCTGCCCATGGCCGGACCATGGTTCAACCACCTGGCCCAACTGCTGCAAAATCAAGCCGCCCAGCCAGCCAGCCTCTACGCCCACCTCGCCACCCAAAACCCCCACGCCCTCGCCCCTGCCCAAGCCCTGCGCCAAGCCATCGACAACATCACCCAAGCCATCCAAGATAACGACGAAAACGCCCTCATCAAATATCTGGACTTCTCTTTCATGTAG
- the pheA gene encoding prephenate dehydratase, whose translation MTDRTPFFAGLTLGLAGGRNRRPNQKAAHLRPVYPPRQENHDMVADQINQQRQRIDEIDRQIVDLLNERALCAMAIGRSKNAGGLPEFAPEREQAIIDALERHNQGPLSGQSLRGIFAEIISACRAVQRPLRVAFLGPATTFSHQAAMRHFGSSCEFAPHRSIIDVFHEVERSHAQVGVVPVENSSEGQVSVTLDLFLESDLNVCGEIYARISQVLMSKEAAIEGIQRVYSHPQALNQCRNWLARNMPMATLIESTSTAAAAQKAAQEDGSAAVGSILAARQGGLNALAIDIQDNPHNTTRFFVIGRQKCPPTGNDKTSILFVTHHKPGMLFSALKHFADSGINLTRIESRPLKNTPWEYVFFIDMAGHVEDAQVRQVINTLDEETRLLKVLGSYPMGEPEAWNGAEQAV comes from the coding sequence ATGACCGACAGGACGCCTTTTTTCGCGGGCCTGACCCTTGGCCTGGCCGGCGGCCGCAACCGCCGACCCAACCAGAAAGCGGCCCATCTGCGGCCGGTGTATCCACCGCGACAGGAGAACCACGACATGGTGGCTGACCAGATCAACCAACAGCGCCAGCGCATTGATGAAATCGATCGCCAGATCGTCGACTTGCTCAACGAGCGCGCCCTCTGCGCCATGGCCATCGGCCGCTCCAAAAACGCCGGCGGCCTGCCCGAGTTCGCCCCCGAGCGCGAACAGGCCATCATCGACGCCCTGGAGCGCCACAACCAAGGCCCGCTCTCCGGCCAGTCGTTGCGCGGCATCTTCGCCGAGATAATCTCGGCCTGCCGCGCCGTCCAGCGCCCCCTGCGCGTGGCCTTCCTCGGCCCGGCCACCACTTTCAGCCACCAGGCGGCCATGCGCCACTTCGGCTCCTCGTGCGAGTTCGCCCCCCATCGCAGCATCATCGACGTCTTTCACGAAGTCGAACGCAGCCACGCCCAGGTCGGTGTGGTGCCCGTGGAAAACTCCAGCGAAGGCCAGGTCAGCGTCACCCTCGACCTCTTCCTCGAAAGCGACCTGAACGTCTGCGGCGAGATCTACGCCCGCATCTCGCAGGTGCTGATGAGCAAGGAAGCGGCCATCGAAGGCATCCAGCGCGTCTACTCGCACCCCCAGGCCCTCAACCAGTGCCGCAACTGGCTGGCCCGCAACATGCCCATGGCCACCCTCATCGAAAGCACCTCCACCGCCGCCGCCGCCCAAAAAGCCGCCCAGGAAGACGGCTCGGCCGCCGTGGGCTCCATCCTGGCCGCCCGCCAAGGCGGACTCAACGCCCTGGCCATCGATATCCAGGACAACCCACACAACACCACGCGCTTCTTCGTCATCGGCCGGCAAAAATGCCCGCCCACCGGCAACGACAAAACCAGCATCCTTTTCGTCACCCACCACAAACCAGGCATGCTCTTCAGCGCACTCAAACACTTCGCCGACAGCGGCATCAACCTCACGCGCATCGAGTCGCGGCCGCTGAAAAACACGCCCTGGGAATATGTCTTTTTCATCGACATGGCCGGCCACGTCGAGGACGCCCAGGTGCGCCAGGTCATCAATACCCTCGACGAGGAAACCCGCCTGCTCAAGGTGCTCGGCTCCTATCCCATGGGCGAGCCAGAAGCCTGGAACGGCGCCGAACAGGCGGTCTGA
- the aroF gene encoding 3-deoxy-7-phosphoheptulonate synthase, with the protein MLAAKINGTEQAMTPVIDPEACKPRAPRKLHAREQHPEDTVVRVGDVAIGGGAFVVIAGPCSVESEEQMVETAQAVRQGGGAILRGGAYKPRTSPYSFQGLGPNGLTLLGLAGKATGLPYVTELMDAEDLPLLEEQADMIQIGARNIQNFSLLKKVGRSSKPVLLKRGLMTTVDELLMSAEYILDGGNQSVVLCERGIRTFETATRNTLDLSVVPVLKERTHLPVIVDPSHAVGKRRYVAPMAKAALAVGADGIMVEVHCRPEAALCDGEQSLHPSEFAELMAQLRGMAAMCGRTI; encoded by the coding sequence ATGTTGGCGGCCAAAATCAACGGAACGGAGCAGGCCATGACGCCGGTCATCGACCCAGAGGCATGCAAACCCCGCGCCCCCCGGAAACTGCACGCTCGGGAACAGCACCCCGAGGACACCGTGGTCCGGGTGGGCGATGTGGCCATCGGCGGCGGGGCCTTCGTGGTCATCGCCGGGCCGTGCTCGGTGGAAAGCGAGGAGCAGATGGTCGAGACGGCCCAGGCCGTGCGCCAGGGCGGCGGGGCCATCCTGCGCGGCGGGGCCTACAAACCGCGCACCTCGCCCTACAGCTTCCAGGGCCTGGGGCCCAACGGCCTGACCCTCCTCGGCCTGGCCGGCAAGGCCACGGGCCTGCCCTACGTCACCGAGCTCATGGACGCCGAAGACCTGCCCCTGCTCGAAGAACAAGCCGACATGATCCAGATCGGCGCGCGCAACATCCAGAACTTCTCGCTGTTGAAAAAAGTCGGCCGCAGTTCCAAGCCGGTGCTGCTAAAGCGCGGCCTGATGACCACCGTCGACGAATTGCTCATGAGCGCCGAATACATTCTTGACGGCGGCAACCAAAGCGTGGTCCTCTGCGAAAGAGGCATCCGCACCTTCGAGACGGCCACGCGCAACACCCTCGACCTGTCGGTGGTGCCGGTGCTCAAGGAGCGCACACACCTGCCGGTGATCGTCGATCCCAGCCACGCCGTGGGCAAGCGCCGTTACGTGGCCCCCATGGCCAAGGCCGCCCTGGCCGTGGGCGCCGACGGCATCATGGTCGAGGTGCACTGCCGGCCCGAGGCCGCCCTCTGCGACGGCGAACAGTCCCTGCATCCCTCGGAGTTCGCCGAGCTGATGGCCCAACTGCGCGGCATGGCCGCCATGTGCGGAAGGACCATCTAG
- the fdhF gene encoding formate dehydrogenase subunit alpha, translated as MAEAIFNGRRVSYQPGETILEAARRAGVEIPTLCHMKDFSTSGQCGVCVVELAGSGHIKQACRTPLEEGMVVATDSPKVREARANALRRLVASGAHNCLVCDIGGDKWQELQMEVMAQPWHDTVCPAWGDCRLQDLIIRYGVSMRGVEPKIRQHPLDDDQPMIVRDFSRCIKCGRCVSACNDVQVNLAIAPPDEAALKAGLLESDWRPVVDYAKCTHCGQCIQACPVGALFEKKAYGQALANELQKVRTTCPYCGVGCQIWLHVKDGRIFKTSAVEDAEPNKGRLCVKGRFGYDFIYSEDRLTTPLIREGEGFREASWDEALDLVASKFKQIIAESGPDALAGVSCARSINEDSYNMQKLFRAVIGTNNIDHCARTUHAPTVAGLAISFGSGAMTNNFADFAKAKMFLVIGSNMTEAHPVASTFLKNAVQKGAGLIVADPRRTALAAMADEHMQLKVGSDIALLNGLMHVLITEEIYDRRYVESCTVEFDKLKATVMEYPPERAAELSGVPAETIVRVARKLAATKPAMLIYTLGITEHTCGVNNVLSTANLQMLLGNVGFECGGVNPLRGQNNVQGACDMGALPNVYPGYQKVIDPAAKAKFEKFWGVEHLDDKNGLMMPAMFEGLVTGKVRGMWIFGENVANTEPDIHHVEHQLASAEFLVCSDIFPTETTRFAHVILPSAAWSEDDGTFASSERRVNRVRKVSTPPGQAKPNWWMFKEVAARMGQAWSSNSSQEIWDNEFSVVAPAFTGIKYSRIEGDGLQWPCTSLEHPGTQVMHKDGCFTCGLGNFKPVEWTPPAEVTDAEYPYVLSTGRRLYHYHTRTQTGRCGGLNDLLGEETADISPADAAKMGVRSGDKLRLASRRGEVVVSARVTAEVPPGMVWMAFHFREGCANWLTNPAFDPVSQTAEYKACAIKMAPAA; from the coding sequence ATGGCTGAAGCGATTTTCAACGGCCGACGGGTGTCTTACCAGCCCGGAGAGACCATCCTGGAGGCGGCCAGGCGGGCGGGCGTGGAGATACCCACGCTTTGCCACATGAAAGATTTCTCCACCAGCGGCCAATGCGGCGTCTGCGTGGTCGAGCTGGCGGGCTCGGGCCACATCAAGCAGGCCTGCCGCACCCCGCTGGAGGAGGGCATGGTCGTGGCCACCGATTCGCCCAAGGTGCGCGAAGCCAGGGCCAACGCCCTGCGCCGGCTGGTGGCCTCGGGCGCGCACAACTGCCTCGTCTGCGACATCGGCGGCGACAAGTGGCAGGAATTGCAGATGGAAGTCATGGCTCAGCCCTGGCACGACACCGTCTGTCCGGCCTGGGGCGACTGTCGCCTGCAAGACCTGATCATCCGCTATGGCGTGAGCATGCGGGGCGTCGAGCCCAAAATCCGCCAGCATCCCCTCGATGACGATCAGCCCATGATCGTGCGCGATTTCAGCCGCTGCATCAAGTGCGGCCGTTGCGTGAGCGCCTGCAACGACGTCCAGGTCAACCTGGCCATCGCCCCGCCCGACGAGGCGGCGCTCAAGGCCGGTCTGCTGGAGTCCGACTGGCGGCCGGTGGTGGATTACGCCAAATGCACCCATTGCGGCCAGTGCATCCAGGCTTGCCCGGTGGGCGCGCTCTTCGAGAAAAAGGCCTATGGCCAGGCCCTGGCCAACGAGCTGCAAAAGGTTCGCACGACGTGTCCTTATTGCGGAGTGGGCTGCCAGATTTGGCTTCATGTCAAGGACGGGCGGATCTTCAAGACCAGCGCGGTGGAGGACGCCGAGCCCAACAAGGGCCGTCTTTGCGTCAAGGGCCGTTTTGGCTATGATTTTATCTACTCCGAGGATCGTCTGACCACGCCTTTGATCCGCGAGGGCGAGGGTTTCCGCGAGGCTTCGTGGGATGAGGCGCTGGATCTGGTGGCCAGCAAGTTCAAGCAGATCATCGCCGAGTCCGGGCCCGACGCCCTGGCCGGGGTGAGCTGCGCGCGCAGCATCAACGAAGATTCCTATAACATGCAAAAGCTTTTCCGCGCGGTGATCGGCACGAACAATATCGATCACTGCGCACGAACCTGACACGCCCCCACTGTCGCCGGTCTGGCGATATCGTTTGGTTCCGGGGCGATGACCAACAACTTCGCTGATTTCGCCAAGGCGAAGATGTTTTTGGTGATAGGTTCGAACATGACCGAGGCCCATCCTGTGGCCTCGACGTTCCTGAAAAACGCCGTGCAAAAGGGCGCTGGTTTGATCGTGGCCGACCCGCGTCGCACGGCGCTGGCGGCGATGGCCGACGAGCACATGCAGTTGAAGGTGGGCTCCGACATCGCCCTGCTCAACGGCCTGATGCATGTTTTGATCACCGAGGAGATCTACGACCGCCGCTACGTGGAGTCGTGCACGGTCGAGTTTGACAAGCTCAAGGCCACGGTGATGGAGTATCCGCCGGAGCGGGCGGCCGAGCTCAGCGGCGTGCCGGCCGAGACGATCGTCCGGGTGGCGCGCAAGCTGGCGGCCACCAAGCCGGCGATGCTGATCTACACCCTTGGCATCACCGAGCACACCTGCGGCGTCAACAACGTGTTGTCGACGGCCAACTTGCAGATGTTGCTGGGCAATGTGGGCTTCGAGTGCGGCGGCGTGAACCCCTTGCGCGGCCAGAACAACGTTCAGGGGGCCTGCGACATGGGCGCCCTGCCCAACGTCTACCCGGGCTACCAAAAGGTCATCGACCCGGCGGCCAAGGCGAAGTTCGAGAAATTCTGGGGCGTTGAGCACCTGGACGACAAAAACGGCCTGATGATGCCGGCGATGTTCGAAGGGCTGGTCACCGGCAAGGTCCGCGGCATGTGGATCTTCGGCGAAAACGTGGCCAACACCGAGCCGGACATCCACCACGTGGAGCACCAACTGGCCTCGGCCGAGTTCCTGGTTTGCAGCGACATCTTCCCCACCGAGACCACGCGCTTTGCCCACGTGATCCTGCCCTCGGCGGCGTGGAGCGAGGACGACGGCACCTTCGCCAGCAGCGAACGGCGGGTCAACCGCGTGCGCAAGGTCTCGACGCCTCCGGGCCAGGCCAAGCCCAACTGGTGGATGTTCAAGGAAGTGGCGGCGCGGATGGGTCAGGCGTGGTCGTCCAACTCTTCCCAGGAGATCTGGGACAACGAGTTCTCGGTGGTGGCCCCGGCCTTCACGGGCATCAAATACAGCCGCATCGAGGGCGACGGCCTGCAATGGCCCTGCACCTCGCTTGAGCACCCCGGCACCCAGGTCATGCACAAGGACGGCTGCTTCACCTGCGGCCTGGGCAATTTCAAACCCGTGGAGTGGACGCCGCCGGCCGAGGTGACCGACGCCGAATACCCCTACGTGCTCAGCACCGGACGCCGCCTCTACCACTACCACACGCGCACCCAAACGGGTCGCTGCGGCGGCCTCAACGACCTGCTGGGCGAGGAAACCGCCGACATCTCGCCGGCCGACGCGGCCAAGATGGGCGTGCGCAGCGGCGACAAACTGCGCCTGGCCTCGCGCCGCGGCGAAGTCGTGGTCAGCGCGCGCGTCACCGCCGAGGTGCCGCCGGGCATGGTCTGGATGGCCTTCCACTTCCGCGAAGGCTGCGCCAACTGGCTGACCAACCCGGCCTTCGACCCCGTCTCGCAAACCGCCGAATACAAGGCCTGCGCCATCAAAATGGCCCCGGCCGCCTAG
- a CDS encoding DUF748 domain-containing protein, whose amino-acid sequence MARKIVKWLLLAALALAVLAALALAIVPALLPLEDMAVQAIHEHTGRQARVESIDLRLLGGAELEVKGLRIDDLPRFGGRPLLKLDRLLVEFGLLPLLTRKVDLGQVLVDGLELSLVRDQQGALNTDFAAAQPPADQPAAPPETPPAEAPAADEPHAGSLIVRRLAISGSTIFLANLATGSQASLPLQKAELTTEFDAQTPLIQAQLAMPGLGIEASGGQASAPAELKAEIDLAQLGQRLIVVWPGLELAGELKLAAAAVGPDNQKVINASCRALNLRISSPTPGQAPFELADADLTLAMVADQSARSLQLESLSLRSQAAGYEMKAHGLLAPGRAELVMGQKTDLAKLYRVLANFLPAGLTLAGQAEKEFTLRGDEKKFTLDFQSRADGLEVNTPGLARPFRQAQLISQGKLIVDAQGNMVIDKLSLECPDAHLEISGKAAVEPKKTAHLTLASKIIDLDAILPLLQALDQNTTATPPKAPPAATARPAAPAKPADQAAQLAKILQEIDIDIELNLAHVAVGGHHLLGVNGRLLAGQGQAAIEGLKCGLLDGALNLDAKLICAGNQEPKSNINLTATGLRIDKERYQHLKKNVALFYLPLSAIRGVFDIQAQLAAQGLDVETIKASATGKGGIQAPRGVEIDIDALGRMTGGDFLADIVRDNVPGQYGSLDGSYTLAKGRLDYQLLFADSPERIDVKLAGHTNLLDRAITAKLLLSGQGLGRDLRPFLGPDGAFPLELGGTADKPTAVLNIKEAAGGLLRGLFNR is encoded by the coding sequence ATGGCGCGAAAAATCGTCAAGTGGTTGCTGTTGGCGGCCCTGGCCCTGGCCGTGCTGGCGGCCTTGGCCCTGGCCATCGTTCCGGCCCTGCTGCCCCTGGAAGACATGGCCGTCCAGGCCATCCACGAACACACCGGACGCCAGGCCCGGGTCGAATCCATCGATCTGCGCCTGCTGGGTGGCGCGGAGTTGGAGGTCAAAGGCCTGCGCATCGACGACCTGCCCCGCTTCGGCGGGCGGCCCCTGCTCAAGCTAGATCGCCTGTTGGTGGAGTTTGGCCTGCTGCCCCTGCTGACCCGCAAGGTCGATCTGGGCCAAGTGCTGGTCGATGGCCTGGAGCTCTCGCTGGTCCGTGACCAACAGGGCGCGCTCAATACCGACTTCGCCGCCGCCCAGCCGCCGGCCGATCAGCCGGCCGCGCCCCCCGAAACTCCGCCCGCCGAGGCTCCGGCCGCCGACGAACCCCACGCCGGCAGCCTCATCGTCCGACGCCTGGCCATCAGCGGATCGACGATCTTTCTGGCCAACCTGGCCACTGGCTCCCAAGCCAGCCTGCCCCTGCAAAAAGCCGAGCTAACCACCGAGTTCGACGCCCAAACCCCGCTGATCCAGGCCCAACTGGCCATGCCCGGCCTGGGCATCGAGGCCAGCGGCGGCCAGGCCTCCGCCCCGGCCGAACTCAAGGCCGAGATCGACCTGGCCCAACTGGGTCAGCGGCTGATCGTGGTCTGGCCCGGCTTGGAGCTGGCCGGTGAACTTAAACTGGCCGCGGCGGCCGTGGGCCCCGACAATCAAAAGGTCATCAACGCCTCGTGCCGGGCGCTGAACCTGCGCATCTCCAGCCCGACGCCAGGCCAAGCGCCCTTCGAACTGGCCGACGCCGACCTGACCTTGGCCATGGTCGCCGACCAATCGGCCCGCTCGCTGCAACTCGAATCGCTGAGCCTACGCTCTCAGGCGGCCGGCTACGAGATGAAAGCCCACGGCCTGTTGGCCCCCGGCCGGGCCGAACTGGTCATGGGCCAAAAAACCGACCTGGCCAAGCTCTACCGCGTGCTGGCCAACTTCCTGCCCGCCGGGTTGACCCTGGCCGGGCAGGCCGAAAAAGAATTCACCCTGCGTGGCGACGAAAAAAAATTCACCCTCGACTTCCAATCACGCGCGGACGGCCTGGAAGTCAACACGCCCGGCCTGGCGCGGCCCTTCCGCCAAGCTCAACTGATCAGTCAGGGCAAGCTGATCGTCGACGCCCAAGGCAACATGGTCATCGACAAACTCAGCCTGGAGTGCCCGGACGCACACCTGGAGATCAGCGGCAAGGCCGCCGTCGAGCCCAAAAAAACGGCCCACCTGACCCTGGCCAGCAAAATAATCGACCTCGACGCCATCTTGCCCCTGCTCCAGGCCCTGGATCAAAATACGACCGCAACGCCGCCAAAAGCCCCGCCAGCGGCCACGGCCCGCCCAGCCGCGCCAGCCAAGCCTGCCGATCAGGCCGCTCAACTAGCTAAAATCCTGCAAGAAATAGATATCGACATCGAGCTGAACCTGGCCCATGTCGCCGTCGGCGGCCACCATCTGCTCGGCGTCAACGGCCGCCTGCTCGCCGGCCAGGGCCAAGCCGCCATCGAAGGCCTGAAGTGCGGCCTGCTCGACGGCGCCCTCAACCTGGACGCCAAACTCATCTGCGCCGGCAACCAAGAGCCCAAATCAAACATCAACCTGACGGCCACGGGCCTGCGTATCGACAAAGAGCGCTACCAGCACCTCAAGAAAAACGTGGCGCTGTTCTATCTGCCCCTTTCCGCCATCCGCGGCGTCTTCGACATCCAAGCCCAACTCGCCGCCCAGGGCCTGGACGTCGAAACCATCAAAGCCAGCGCCACCGGCAAGGGCGGCATCCAAGCGCCACGCGGCGTGGAAATCGATATCGACGCCCTGGGCCGCATGACCGGCGGCGATTTCCTGGCCGATATCGTCCGCGACAACGTGCCCGGCCAATACGGCTCCCTCGACGGCAGCTACACCCTGGCCAAAGGACGCCTCGACTACCAACTGCTTTTCGCCGATAGCCCGGAACGCATCGATGTCAAACTGGCCGGTCACACCAACCTGCTCGACCGCGCCATCACCGCCAAACTCCTGCTCAGCGGACAAGGCCTCGGCCGCGACCTGCGGCCCTTCCTCGGCCCCGACGGCGCATTCCCCCTGGAACTGGGCGGCACCGCCGACAAACCAACCGCCGTGCTCAACATCAAGGAAGCCGCCGGCGGCCTGCTCCGCGGCCTTTTCAATCGCTAG
- a CDS encoding HAMP domain-containing methyl-accepting chemotaxis protein: protein MKKLSLRKKLLGGFVAVAVLTLVVGFVGWQGARSMGADMDKVVNDCLPAVQSLMEAQLALTEIGAAQEGLMRTGLTMERREALYAQAAAGRKSYDAAMARFDGLPMDQTQAAALAEFKGQTVKAQAEIDQFFALSHKLEANAILNPGQLRESLEGFRGDHYKLLGQSCTLIAQGVAFQGGDDATKCNFGRWMADFKTDNPVLKSALATMHDHHHAFHAAVGKLQGLMAQDAREEASAVYRTEMIPAAEATFKQFEVMRLEAAKAQELYAQMAEKARSAATMLESPLKMLALMLAEKRQAAQAAQAQAESQGAWVRVLTMGGMVVGFVGAVLLGFFITGAIAKPLAGVIAGLSAGADQVAAASNQVAGSSQSLAEGSAQQAAALEETSSSLEEMSSMTKQNAQNAEEANSLTGEAAQVLHRASQAMGELTSSMEAISQTSREMAKIIKTIDEIAFQTNLLALNAAVEAARAGESGAGFAVVAGEVRNLAGRAAEAAKNTAALIESSVSGIAQGVDMARRTSQVFEEVAANAGKVGHLVGEIAAASHEQAQGIALVSKASGEMDQVTQQNAASAEESAAAAQEMSAQAQTMQAYVGQLTTLVTGGGAHEAAPLLEANDERRLLGWSRRRGHGAHPNDEF from the coding sequence ATGAAAAAGCTTAGCCTCAGGAAGAAACTTCTTGGCGGATTCGTGGCGGTGGCCGTCCTGACGTTGGTGGTTGGTTTTGTCGGCTGGCAAGGGGCCAGGAGCATGGGCGCCGATATGGATAAGGTGGTCAACGATTGCCTGCCGGCCGTGCAGTCGCTGATGGAGGCCCAGCTGGCCCTGACCGAGATCGGCGCGGCCCAGGAGGGCCTGATGCGCACCGGCCTGACCATGGAGCGGCGCGAGGCGCTCTACGCCCAGGCCGCCGCCGGCCGCAAGTCCTATGATGCGGCCATGGCCCGTTTCGACGGCCTGCCCATGGATCAAACCCAGGCCGCGGCCCTGGCCGAATTCAAGGGTCAGACGGTCAAGGCCCAGGCCGAGATCGACCAATTTTTCGCGCTGAGCCACAAGCTGGAGGCCAACGCCATCCTCAATCCCGGCCAATTGCGCGAGAGCCTGGAAGGCTTTCGCGGCGATCACTACAAACTGCTGGGCCAGAGTTGCACGCTGATCGCCCAGGGCGTGGCCTTCCAAGGCGGCGACGACGCCACCAAGTGCAACTTCGGCCGCTGGATGGCCGATTTCAAGACCGACAACCCGGTCCTCAAGTCCGCCTTGGCCACCATGCACGATCACCACCACGCCTTTCACGCCGCCGTGGGCAAGCTGCAAGGCCTGATGGCCCAGGACGCCCGCGAGGAGGCCTCGGCCGTTTATCGGACCGAGATGATCCCGGCGGCCGAGGCCACCTTCAAGCAGTTCGAGGTCATGCGCTTAGAGGCCGCCAAGGCCCAGGAGCTCTACGCCCAGATGGCCGAAAAGGCCCGGAGCGCCGCGACCATGCTGGAATCGCCATTGAAGATGCTGGCCCTGATGCTTGCCGAAAAGCGGCAGGCGGCCCAGGCGGCCCAGGCCCAGGCCGAGAGCCAGGGCGCGTGGGTGCGCGTGTTGACGATGGGCGGCATGGTCGTGGGCTTCGTGGGCGCGGTGTTGCTGGGCTTTTTCATTACCGGGGCCATCGCCAAGCCGCTGGCCGGGGTCATCGCCGGGCTCAGCGCCGGGGCCGATCAGGTGGCCGCGGCCTCCAATCAGGTGGCCGGCTCCAGCCAGTCGCTGGCCGAGGGCTCGGCCCAGCAGGCCGCCGCCCTGGAGGAGACGTCGTCTTCGCTGGAGGAAATGTCGTCGATGACCAAGCAGAACGCCCAGAACGCCGAGGAAGCCAACAGCCTGACCGGCGAGGCGGCCCAGGTGCTGCACCGAGCCTCCCAGGCCATGGGCGAGTTGACCTCCTCCATGGAGGCCATCAGCCAGACCAGCCGTGAAATGGCCAAGATCATCAAGACCATCGACGAGATCGCCTTCCAGACAAATCTGCTGGCCTTGAACGCCGCCGTGGAGGCCGCCCGGGCCGGTGAGTCGGGCGCGGGCTTCGCCGTGGTGGCCGGCGAGGTGCGCAACCTGGCCGGCCGGGCCGCCGAGGCGGCCAAGAACACCGCCGCGCTCATCGAAAGCTCGGTCAGCGGCATCGCCCAGGGCGTGGACATGGCGCGGCGCACCAGCCAGGTCTTCGAGGAAGTGGCGGCCAACGCCGGCAAGGTCGGTCACTTGGTGGGCGAGATCGCCGCGGCCAGCCACGAGCAGGCCCAGGGCATCGCCTTGGTCAGCAAGGCCAGCGGCGAGATGGATCAGGTGACCCAGCAGAACGCGGCCAGCGCCGAGGAGTCGGCCGCCGCCGCCCAGGAGATGAGCGCCCAGGCCCAGACCATGCAGGCCTACGTGGGCCAACTGACCACCTTGGTCACCGGCGGCGGGGCCCATGAGGCGGCCCCGCTGCTCGAGGCCAACGATGAGCGCCGTCTGCTGGGCTGGAGCCGCCGCCGGGGGCATGGCGCCCACCCCAACGACGAGTTCTGA